A stretch of the Nicotiana tabacum cultivar K326 chromosome 6, ASM71507v2, whole genome shotgun sequence genome encodes the following:
- the LOC107768814 gene encoding putative membrane-associated kinase regulator 2, producing the protein MTMVDGSISLPIKTSITTNLCTTTLQSSSLFISKSREAYINSLLSRNSILIIYKAPYLSSICTFILLALFLIAHLPFSYIQNLCTKSMDAFNILKFWRTAAVRDIVSDLDSVNNFVDTVDYLHNRALETDEKTNDDEDSFFDLVFTGHPKENNNSKSVSETGPLDDSSVKQGKSKLNLPESPKDVFFKPKAFPVDSNSKPLSPNYILRSAPKFRVCFLGFRKSKPEKVGINDSSAASPKIQVGQKLSPKAESTRFTVKCKVEEVPASCISFRYNKSSKGNQVQQEEDDSSVKDSSKQDMPKYLKLMKPLYSRASKRYTDNIKISDNVSRAGQLCSPSMQSLSLPRKSSEEGKQGSRVAVLGVVRKQLRKSRSTASFVASPMNRRDDSLLEQNDGIQGAILHCKRCYSSAAKDCSMSLSRSTNEDLSRASSEELNRWSI; encoded by the exons ATGACGATGGTCGATGGCTCTATCTCTCTACCTATAAAAACGTCGATAACAACAAATCTTTGCACTACTACTCTTCAGTcttcttctcttttcatttcaaaaaGTAGAGAAGCTTACATCAACTCTCTGCTTTCACGAAACTCCATTCTCATTATATATAAAGCACCATATTTAAGCTCTATTTGTACGTTCATTCTTCTTGCACTTTTCCTCATTGCTCACTTGCCTTTTTCTTACATTCAAAACCTCTGTACGAAATCCATGGATGCTTTTAACATACTCAAATTCTGGCGCACTGCCGCCGTTAGAGATATCGTCTCTGATCTTGATTCTGTTAATAATTTCGTCGACACTGTCGATTACTTACACAACCGAGCACTGGAGACTGATGAAAAAACCAATGACGACGAAGACTCGTTCTTCGATTTGGTGTTCACAGGACACCCTAAAGAAAACAACAACTCCAAGTCTGTTTCTGAAACAGGCCCCCTTGACGATTCTTCTGTAAAGCAAGGGAAGAGCAAACTCAATCTTCCTGAGTCTCCTAAAGATGTGTTTTTTAAACCAAAAGCTTTTCCAGTTGACTCAAACTCCAAGCCTCTTTCTCCGAATTATATACTCAGATCAGCTCCCAAGTTTCGCGTCTGCTTCTTGGGCTTCAGGAAGTCAAAGCCGGAGAAAGTGGGCATTAACGATTCTTCTGCGGCCAGTCCAAAGATTCAAGTCGGCCAGAAACTATCGCCTAAGGCAGAGAGCACTCGATTTACGGTGAAATGCAAGGTGGAGGAGGTTCCAGCCAGCTGTATTTCCTTCAGATACAATAAAAGTTCAAAAGGAAACCAAGTTCAACAAGAAGAAGACGATTCTTCAGTTAAAGACTCGTCAAAGCAAGATATGCCCAAATATTTGAAGTTAATGAAGCCACTGTACTCCAGAGCTTCCAAAAGGTACACCGACAATATAAAAATATCAGACAATGTTTCAAGAGCAGGTCAATTGTGTTCTCCGTCAATGCAATCATTGAGCTTACCCAGAAAATCATCAGAAGAGGGAAAACAGGGGAGCCGAGTTGCTGTACTTGGAGTTGTTCGTAAACAGCTAAGGAAGAGCCGGTCGACGGCGTCATTCGTTGCGTCGCCGATGAACCGGAGAGACGATTCACTGCTGGAGCAAAATGACGGAATCCAAGGTGCTATTCTTCATTGCAAAAGGTGCTACAGCTCAGCCGCAAAAG ACTGTTCGATGTCATTATCAAGATCTACAAATGAAGATCTGTCAAGAGCCTCTTCTGAGGAGCTGAACAGATGGAGTATTTGA